A single Epinephelus lanceolatus isolate andai-2023 chromosome 22, ASM4190304v1, whole genome shotgun sequence DNA region contains:
- the LOC117246214 gene encoding equilibrative nucleoside transporter 2, protein MKGRTDAPQDRGCLVGICFFILGLGTLLPWNFFMTASLYFQGRLNTTEWSNGTVVVRKEYYFNNWMTLLSQLPLLVFTLLNSFLYQRISEAVRIAGSLVFILLLFILTAVLVKVPMEEDRFFSFTMATIWFINSFGAVLQGSLFGLVGQLPQRYSAIFMSGQGLAGTFAAIAMLLAIASDADSETAALGYFITPCVGTLVTLFSYLLLPRLEFAQHYLNKSSTYEADTTDELLKESSTVENGKLNGHANGTVSSSTAKDSSAAETEVDPCPDGPKQAFLSAEQVEKGEAKASVIEVFKKIWVMAFCVTFVFTVTLSVFPAVTADVRTSFPGKWERFFISVCCFLIFNIHDWLGRTITTVLRWPSKESRLFPVLVVCRVIFVPLLMLCNVQSRYFLPVYFGNDVAFTIIMALFSVSSGYFVCLSMSYAPQLVEPKDAETAGALMTFFLALGLSIGAALSFPLRALV, encoded by the exons ATGAAGGGACGGACAGATGCTCCTCAGGACCG GGGCTGCTTGGTGGGGATCTGTTTCTTCATTCTGGGCCTGGGAACGTTGCTACCATGGAACTTCTTCATGACTGCCTCATTG TATTTCCAAGGTCGCCTAAACACAACAGAATGGAGCAATGGCACAGTGGTGGTCCGCAAGGAGTACTACTTCAACAACTGGATGACCCTGCTGTCGCAGCTGCCCCTGCTGGTGTTCACCCTGCTCAACTCCTTTCTCTATCAGAG GATATCAGAGGCAGTGCGCATCGCAGGTAGCTTGGTTtttatcctgctgctcttcatcCTCACAGCAGTGCTGGTCAAAGTGCCCATGGAGGAAGACCGCTTCTTCTCTTTCACCATGGCTACTATCTGGTTCATCAACT CGTTCGGTGCCGTGCTGCAGGGCAGTCTGTTTGGCCTGGTGGGTCAGCTGCCTCAGAGGTACAGCGCCATCTTCATGAGCGGCCAGGGCCTCGCCGGGACCTTCGCTGCCATCGCCATGCTGCTAGCCATAGCCA GTGATGCAGACTCTGAGACTGCAGCGTTGGGTTACTTCATCACGCCATGTGTGGGGACGCTGGTCACACTCTTCAGCTACCTGCTGCTGCCCCGCCTG GAGTTTGCCCAACATTATCTGAACAAAAGCAGCACGTACGAGGCAGACACCACGGACGAGTTGCTGAAAG AGAGCAGCACAGTGGAGAATGGCAAGCTGAATGGCCATGCTAACGgcacagtgagcagcagcacagcTAAGGACAGCAGCGCAGCTGAGACTGAGGTGGACCCCTGCCCAGATGGACCCAAGCAGGCCTTCCTGTCAGCAGAGCAGGTCGAGAAGGGAGAAGCCAAGGCCTCGGTCATAGAGGTCTTTAAGAAG ATCTGGGTGATGGCATTCTGCGTGACGTTTGTGTTCACAgtcactctgtctgtcttccctgCCGTTACTGCAGATGTCAGGACCTCGTTCCCAGGAAAATGGG AGCGCTTCTTTATCTCAGTGTGCTGCTTCCTGATTTTCAACATCCATGACTGGTTGGGCCGGACCATCACCACCGTGTTACGTTGG CCGTCGAAGGAGTCCCGTCTGTTCCCGGTGCTGGTTGTCTGCAGGGTGATCTTCGTCCCTCTGCTGATGCTCTGTAACGTCCAGAGCCGCTACTTCCTTCCTGTCTACTTCGGCAATGATGTTGCTTTCACTATCATCATGgctctcttctctgtgtccAGCGGCTACTTCGTCTGCCTTTCCATGTCCTACGCACCACA ATTGGTGGAGCCCAAGGATGCAGAGACTGCAGGAGCCCTCATGACTTTCTTCTTAGCCCTGGGCCTGTCGATCGGTGCTGCCCTGTCCTTCCCTCTCAGAGCTCTGGTCTAG
- the LOC117246188 gene encoding serine/threonine-protein phosphatase PP1-beta catalytic subunit, with protein MAEGELDVDSLISRLLEVRGCRPGKIVQMTEAEVRGLCIKSREIFLSQPILLELEAPLKICGDIHGQYTDLLRLFEYGGFPPEANYLFLGDYVDRGKQSLETICLLLAYKIKYPENFFLLRGNHECASINRIYGFYDECKRRFNIKLWKTFTDCFNCLPIAAIVDEKIFCCHGGLSPDLQSMEQIRRIMRPTDVPDTGLLCDLLWSDPDKDVQGWGENDRGVSFTFGADVVSKFLNRHDLDLICRAHQVVEDGYEFFAKRQLVTLFSAPNYCGEFDNAGGMMSVDETLMCSFQILKPSEKKAKYQYGGMGSGRPITPPRTAQPPKKR; from the exons TGCGAGGATGTCGTCCAGGGAAGATTGTCCAGATGACGGAGGCTGAGGTGCGAGGTCTCTGCATCAAATCCCGGGAGATCTTCCTCAGTCAACCAATCCTGTTGGAGCTGGAGGCTCCGCTCAAAATCTGTG GTGATATCCACGGACAGTACACAGACCTGCTGAGGCTCTTTGAGTATGGCGGTTTCCCTCCAGAGGCAAACTACCTTTTCCTGGGTGACTACGTAGACAGAGGGAAGCAGTCTCTGGAgaccatctgcctgctgctggcATACAAGATCAAATACCCCGAAAACTTCTTCCTGCTCAGGGGCAACCATGAGTGTGCCTCCATCAACCGCATCTACGGCTTCTATGATGAGT gtaAACGCAGATTCAACATCAAGCTGTGGAAGACGTTCACCGACTGCTTCAACTGCTTGCCCATCGCAGCCATAGTGGATGAGAAGATCTTCTGCTGTCACGGAG GTCTTTCTCCCGACCTGCAGTCTATGGAGCAGATCAGACGCATCATGAGACCCACAGACGTGCCTGACACAG GCCTCCTGTGTGATCTGCTGTGGTCTGACCCCGACAAGGATGTCCAGGGCTGGGGAGAAAATGACCGCGGCGTCTCCTTCACCTTTGGAGCTGATGTGGTCAGTAAATTCCTCAACCGCCATGACCTGGACCTAATCTGCAGAGCCCACCAG GTGGTAGAAGACGGTTATGAGTTCTTTGCCAAGCGGCAGCTGGTGACTCTGTTCTCAGCTCCCAACTACTGTGGAGAGTTCGACAATGCCGGGGGCATGATGAGTGTGGATGAAACCCTGATGTGCTCCTTCCAG ATCCTGAAGCCATCTGAGAAGAAAGCCAAGTACCAGTACGGAGGGATGGGCTCCGGTCGGCCCATCACTCCTCCCCGCACAGCCCAACCTCCAAAGAAACGATGA